From a single Zygotorulaspora mrakii chromosome 2, complete sequence genomic region:
- a CDS encoding HD domain-containing protein (similar to Saccharomyces cerevisiae YBR242W and YGL101W; ancestral locus Anc_6.157), with protein sequence MFIGSIRLLRQYSNSARVKTVVWNRMSTTTTSSMSNGIHKVWKPQDHIPSEVQVMLSKPQPNYILSFLHVVQQLKIQRRTGWLDHDINPCESIADHMYRMSITSMLINDTKVNRDKCVRIALVHDIAEALVGDITPFGGVTKEEKHRREWETIQYLCENLIEPHNRTAAEEIMNDWLAYENISSLEARYVKDIDKYEMLVQCFEYERASNGQKNLEQFWSAVSSVKTEEVGSWVKDLCEERREYFAQLSRKK encoded by the coding sequence ATGTTCATTGGTTCAATTCGATTGCTTCGTCAGTATTCCAATTCTGCTCGAGTCAAAACAGTAGTGTGGAATAGAATGTCAACCACTACCACATCGAGCATGTCGAATGGCATCCACAAGGTTTGGAAACCGCAAGATCATATTCCATCGGAAGTGCAAGTAATGCTGTCAAAACCACAGCCGAACTATATCTTAAGTTTCTTGCATGTTGTTCAACAGCTGAAAATACAAAGAAGAACTGGATGGTTGGATCATGACATTAATCCATGTGAAAGCATCGCTGATCATATGTACAGGATGAGTATCACGTCAATGTTAATAAATGATACCAAAGTCAATCGCGATAAGTGTGTGCGCATTGCATTAGTTCATGATATCGCAGAAGCTTTGGTTGGTGATATAACACCATTTGGTGGTGTTACGAAGGAGGAAAAACACCGCCGAGAATGGGAAACTATTCAGTATTTATGTGAGAACCTCATTGAGCCACACAATAGAACCGCCGCTGAAGAAATAATGAACGATTGGTTAGCATATGAGAATATTTCCTCTTTAGAAGCACGCTACGTCAAAGATATCGACAAGTACGAAATGTTGGTTCAATGTtttgaatatgaaagagcAAGTAACGGCCAGAAAAACTTAGAACAGTTTTGGAGTGCTGTCTCCAGCGTGAAGACTGAAGAAGTTGGAAGTTGGGTTAAAGACTTATGCGAGGAACGTCGGGAGTATTTTGCACAATTGTCTCGCAAGAAATGA
- the LSG1 gene encoding ribosome biogenesis GTPase LSG1 (similar to Saccharomyces cerevisiae LSG1 (YGL099W); ancestral locus Anc_6.163) → MPLKEAPKKWKPPKGPKPIQRKNKNAIGLGRALKYARQKENAVEFLPDGEMRFITEKHEADWVKLRSVTQESALEEFLGTAELADKDFAADRHANVKIIRMDSGDDSAVTQGFSLTNEQRENINLKQREHARELIVPRRPAWDKTMTRFQLDRQEKEAFLNWRRKLAMLQESNEDLLLTPFERNIEVWRQLWRVVERSDLVVQIVDARDPLLFRSVDLERYVKEIDERKQNLLLVNKADLLTLKQRVAWAKYFKSKNVAFSFYSALKANETLQKQEELGEDYVQEEMKEELEDGEVEDESILESVKILTLDQLEELFLARAPAVPLTVPLPGQQPVTQIGLVGYPNVGKSSTINSLVGAKKVSVSSTPGKTKHFQTINLSDSVILCDCPGLVFPNFAYNKGELVCNGVLPIDQLRDYIGPCTLVAERIPKFYIEAIYGIHIQMKSPEEGGHGEHPTAQELLVAYARARGYMTQGFGSADESRASRYILKDYVNGKLLYINPPPKLDDDTPYTREESAEFNKDIYAFERLPETRQIQLLEAAKSKAIVDFDLARDLNKLTFSAHTGAENGSEASGVTHGGKQAALHNASSSLDRDFFQMNSITGKLTSPFHKNAVVGNNGKKHNKKNKKDKKRAEMRPEW, encoded by the coding sequence ATGCCACTGAAGGAAGCCCctaaaaaatggaaaccTCCCAAAGGACCAAAACCAATACAACGTAAGAATAAAAACGCTATAGGATTGGGAAGAGCTCTGAAATATGCACgtcaaaaggaaaatgcTGTTGAGTTCTTGCCTGACGGTGAAATGAGATTTATTACGGAGAAACATGAAGCAGATTGGGTAAAGCTGAGGTCTGTAACTCAGGAATCGGCTTTAGAAGAGTTCTTGGGTACAGCAGAGTTAGCCGACAAAGATTTTGCTGCGGATCGTCATGCTAATGTCAAGATTATTCGTATGGACAGTGGTGATGATTCTGCAGTTACACAAGGATTCAGTTTGACTAACGAACAACGTGAAAACATAAATCTGAAGCAGAGGGAGCATGCTCGTGAATTGATCGTTCCAAGAAGACCTGCGTGGGACAAAACCATGACGAGATTTCAATTGGACAGGCAAGAGAAAGAAGCTTTTTTGAACTGGAGGCGTAAATTGGCGATGTTGCAAGAGTCTAATGAAGATCTGCTGCTTACTCCATTCGAAAGAAACATTGAAGTTTGGAGACAATTATGGAGAGTCGTCGAAAGATCAGATTTGGTGGTACAAATTGTCGATGCCAGGGATCCATTACTGTTCAGATCTGTCGATTTGGAAAGGTATGTCAAAGAAATCGATGAGCGTAAGCAAAATTTACTTTTGGTTAATAAAGCAGATCTTCTCACTTTGAAACAAAGGGTTGCGTGGGctaaatatttcaaatccaaaaatgttgcattttcattctaCTCAGCTTTAAAAGCGAATGAGACTTTGCAGAAGCAAGAAGAACTTGGTGAAGATTACGTTCAAGAGGAGATGAAGGAAGAGTTAGAGGACGGAGAAGTGGAAGACGAAAGCATTTTAGAAAGTGTTAAAATATTGACACTCGACCAGTTAGAGGAGCTGTTTTTGGCCAGAGCTCCTGCAGTTCCATTGACAGTCCCACTTCCTGGACAACAGCCCGTGACCCAAATTGGATTAGTAGGTTATCCCAATGTTGGTAAATCTTCTACTATCAATTCTCTTGTTGGTGCAAAAAAAGTCTCAGTTTCGAGCACCCCCGGTAAGACTAAACACTTTCAAACCATAAATTTATCAGATTCTGTTATTTTATGTGATTGTCCAGGTTTGGTTTTCCCTAATTTCGCTTATAACAAAGGTGAATTGGTATGCAATGGTGTTTTACCTATAGATCAGCTTCGTGATTACATTGGACCCTGTACTTTAGTTGCTGAAAGAATTCCTAAGTTTTATATCGAGGCAATCTACGGTATTCATATACAAATGAAGTCACCTGAAGAGGGCGGACATGGTGAACACCCGACAGCCCAAGAACTGTTAGTTGCTTATGCTAGAGCTCGTGGTTATATGACACAAGGCTTTGGTTCTGCAGACGAATCTCGTGCAAGTCGTTATATATTAAAGGATTATGTCAACGGTAAGTTGCTATACATCAATCCTCCACCTAAACTGGACGATGATACACCTTACACAAGAGAAGAAAGTGCGGAATTCAACAAAGATATTTATGCCTTCGAAAGACTACCAGAAACTAGACAAATACAATTATTAGAGGCTGCCAAATCTAAAGCAATTGTTGATTTCGATCTGGCGAGAGATTTAAACAAACTTACCTTTTCTGCTCATACAGGTGCTGAAAATGGCAGCGAAGCTTCAGGTGTCACACACGGTGGTAAACAAGCAGCCCTGCATAATGCATCAAGCAGCCTGGACAgggatttttttcaaatgaataGTATTACGGGTAAATTGACATCACCATTCCACAAGAATGCTGTAGTTGGTAATAACGGCAAGAaacataataaaaaaaacaagaaagaTAAAAAGAGGGCTGAAATGCGCCCTGAGTGGTGA
- the RPL28 gene encoding 60S ribosomal protein uL15 (similar to Saccharomyces cerevisiae RPL28 (YGL103W); ancestral locus Anc_6.156) yields MPTRLTKTRKHRGHVSAGKGRVGKHRKHPGGRGMAGGFHHHRTNLDKYHPGYFGKVGMRYFHKQQAHFWKPVLNLDKLWTLIPEDKRDEYLKSSSKSAAPVIDTLAAGYGKILGKGRLPSVPVIVKARFVSKLAEEKIRAAGGVVELIA; encoded by the exons ATGCCAACCAGATTAACCAAAACTAGAAAGCACAGAGGTCACGTCTCAG CCGGTAAAGGTCGTGTCGGTAAGCACAGAAAGCATCCCGGTGGTAGAGGTATGGCCGGTGGTTTTCACCACCACAGAACCAACTTGGATAAATACCATCCAGGTTACTTCGGTAAGGTCGGTATGAGATACTTCCACAAGCAACAAGCTCACTTCTGGAAGCCAGTTTTGAACTTGGACAAATTGTGGACCTTGATTCCAGAAGACAAGAGAGATGAATACTTGAAGTCTTCCTCCAAGTCTGCTGCACCAGTCATTGACACTTTGGCTGCTGGTTACGGTAAGATTTTGGGTAAGGGTAGACTTCCATCCGTTCCTGTCATTGTCAAGGCTAGATTTGTTTCTAAATTagctgaagaaaaaatcagaGCTGCTGGTGGTGTTGTCGAATTAATCGCTTAA
- the ISW1 gene encoding chromatin-remodeling ATPase ISW1 (similar to Saccharomyces cerevisiae ISW1 (YBR245C); ancestral locus Anc_6.161): MTNEQKYWEELKQFQVDVPSRGCTETKSRYLLPNSSCRKFDIEATAKRFEHLLSLSVLFKHFIQSKAKKDDRFKRVLDILEKGDGKDKKKGNGLHDKRRRKTEREEDAELLRGEEEEEEGIDDVEFQFTESPTFVNGHMRDYQIQGLNWLISLHRNGLAGILADEMGLGKTLQTISFLAYLRYVEKTPGPFFVIAPKSTLNNWLREINRWTPEVSAFIIQGDKQERAELLRDKLLMCDFDVVIASYEIVIREKASFKKIDWQYIVIDEAHRIKNEESMLSQVLREFSSRNRLLITGTPLQNNLHELWALLNFLLPDIFSDSQDFDDWFSSESTEEDKDKIVKQLHTVLQPFLLRRIKNDVEKSLLPKKELNVYVGMSSMQRKWYRQILEKDIDAVNASNGTRESKTRLLNIVMQLRKCCNHPYLFDGAEPGPPYTTDEHLVYNSAKLKVLDQLLKKMKEQGSRVLIFSQMSRLLDILEDYCFFREYEYCRIDGSTAHEDRIQAIDEYNSPDSKKFIFLLTTRAGGLGINLTTADVVVLYDSDWNPQADLQAMDRAHRIGQKKQVKVFRFVTDNSVEEKILERATQKLRLDQLVIQQNRISSQKSKKENKADSKDALLSMIQHGAADVFQSASGSSRNTPQPEDEAAQEIDLDALLAKSQDKTQSLSKKYSALGLDDLQKFNQDSAYEWNGQDFKKKTQKDIISPIWTNPTKRERKENYSVDGYYKDVLQTGRASTPNHPRMPRPRPFYSHQLQSPQLKALYEKERMWNTKKSGYVPTQEDVKTTYGNIIDEEEKKQKLEILKISVANAQPLTEEEENQKSEWEKEGFPNWSKTDFRKFISASGKYGRNSIQAITLDLAPKTYDEVREYAKSFWAYIERVEDYEKHLKYIETEEEKIKRVKQQQEALRRKISQYANPFIDLKLNHPPSTNNKRTFSEEEDRFILILLFKYGLDRDDVYELIRDEIRSCPLFELDFFFQSRTPVELARRASTLLQCLEKEFNDGLVLEDVKDRLKQEDESGKRMREEMEVEEQQAKEEQQIKAVEPTTDMEPTTDLEPVNMATKKIKSE, from the coding sequence ATGACGAATGAGCAGAAATACTGggaagaattgaaacagTTCCAAGTTGACGTGCCTTCTCGTGGTTGCACAGAAACCAAGTCAAGGTACCTTTTACCTAATTCAAGTTGTCGTAAATTTGATATAGAAGCTACAGCCAAGAGATTTGAGCATCTGTTGTCATTAAGTGTGTTATTTAAGCACTTTATTCAGAGTAAGGCTAAGAAGGACGACAGATTTAAGCGCGTGCTAGACATACTAGAGAAAGGTGATGGTAAGGATAAGAAGAAGGGCAATGGTCTGCATGACAAGAGAAGACGTAAGACAGAAAGGGAGGAAGATGCTGAGCTCTTGAGGGgcgaggaagaagaagaagaaggcaTAGACGATGTAGAATTTCAGTTCACGGAATCTCCTACTTTTGTTAACGGACATATGAGAGATTATCAGATCCAAGGTTTGAATTGGTTGATATCCTTACATAGAAATGGTTTGGCAGGTATTTTAGCTGATGAAATGGGACTTGGTAAAACTCTACAAAccatttcctttcttgCCTATCTGCGATATGTTGAGAAAACTCCTGGTCCGTTTTTTGTTATCGCACCTAAATCTACCTTGAATAATTGGCTTAGAGAAATTAACAGGTGGACACCCGAAGTGAGTGCTTTTATTATACAGGGTGACAAGCAAGAAAGGGCAGAATTACTCCGTGACAAATTGTTAATGTGCGATTTTGATGTTGTCATAGCGTCATATGAAATTGTTATCAGAGAGAAggcttctttcaaaaagattgaCTGGCAGTACATCGTGATTGATGAAGCACACAGAATTAAGAACGAAGAATCCATGTTATCGCAAGTTCTTAGGGAATTTTCTTCTCGCAACAGATTACTTATAACCGGTACTCCTTTGCAAAACAATTTGCACGAATTATGGGCATTGCTTAACTTCTTGCTGccagatattttttctgattCACAAGATTTTGACGACTGGTTCTCATCTGAAAGCACGGAGGAAGATAAGGATAAAATTGTTAAACAATTACACACGGTGCTTCAACCATTTTTGTTGCGTCGTATTAAAAACGATGTCGAGAAATCTCTTTTACCAAAGAAGGAGCTAAACGTCTACGTGGGTATGTCATCTATGCAGAGAAAATGGTATAGacaaattttggaaaaagatataGATGCTGTTAACGCATCTAACGGTACTAGAGAGTCTAAAACACGTCTTCTTAACATCGTAATGCAACTAAGAAAGTGCTGCAATCATCCATATCTTTTTGATGGGGCTGAACCAGGTCCACCATATACGACGGATGAGCATTTGGTTTATAATTCCGCAAAACTGAAAGTTTTGGATCAATTactaaaaaagatgaaggAGCAAGGCTCTCgtgttttgattttcagtCAAATGTCCAGACTACTAGATATATTAGAAGATTATTGTTTCTTCAGAGAGTATGAGTACTGTAGAATAGACGGATCAACAGCTCATGAGGATAGAATACAAGCAATTGACGAGTATAACAGTCCAGATtctaaaaaatttatttttcttttaacAACTCGTGCAGGTGGCTTAGGTATCAATTTGACAACTGCAGATGTGGTTGTATTATACGATTCCGATTGGAATCCTCAAGCAGATTTGCAAGCTATGGATAGAGCCCATCGTATCGGTCAAAAAAAGCAGGTTAAAGTTTTCAGGTTCGTCACAGATAATTCTGTCGAggagaaaattttggaaagagcCACACAAAAGTTACGGCTGGATCAGTTAGTTATACAACAAAATCGAATCTCCTCTCAGAAAagtaaaaaggaaaacaaagctgattcaaaagatgctTTGCTATCTATGATTCAACACGGGGCTGCCGATGTTTTCCAAAGTGCGTCTGGAAGCTCAAGAAATACTCCACAACCTGAAGACGAAGCGGCACAGGAGATTGATTTAGATGCGCTTCTCGCGAAATCACAGGATAAGACACAGTCATTGAGTAAGAAATACTCAGCATTAGGCTTGGATGATTTACAAAAGTTCAATCAAGACTCCGCATATGAGTGGAATGGgcaagatttcaaaaagaaaacacaGAAAGATATCATTAGTCCTATTTGGACTAATCCTACCAAACGTGAACGTAAAGAAAACTATTCGGTCGATGGCTACTATAAAGATGTTTTACAAACGGGAAGAGCATCGACACCTAATCACCCCAGGATGCCAAGACCTAGACCATTCTATTCGCACCAGTTACAATCACCACAACTAAAAGCCTTATACGAAAAGGAACGCATGTGGAATACAAAAAAGTCAGGTTACGTCCCAACACAAGAAGACGTCAAGACCACCTACGGTAATATaattgacgaagaagagaagaagcaaaagctagaaatattgaagatatcaGTTGCAAATGCACAACCCCTAacagaggaagaggaaaatcaaaaaagtgagtgggaaaaagaaggatTCCCTAATTGGAGTAAGACAGATTTTAGAAAATTCATCTCAGCTTCAGGAAAATATGGCAGGAATTCTATTCAAGCTATCACATTAGATTTAGCTCCTAAAACATACGATGAAGTACGTGAATACGCGAAGTCATTTTGGGCGTATATTGAAAGAGTGGAAGATTATGAGAAACACCTCAAGTATATTGAAACGGAGgaggaaaaaatcaaaagagttAAGCAACAGCAAGAGGCACTTCGTCGTAAAATTTCGCAATATGCAAATCCCTTCATTGATCTCAAATTGAACCACCCTCCTTCTACAAACAACAAGAGAACCTtttcagaagaagaagacagATTCATACTGATATTGCTGTTTAAGTATGGCCTTGACAGGGATGACGTTTATGAGTTGATTCGTGATGAAATTAGATCCTGTCCGCTATTTGAattagatttttttttccaaagcaGGACACCAGTCGAACTTGCAAGAAGAGCCAGCACTTTGTTGCAATGTTTAGAGAAAGAGTTCAACGATGGTCTAGTTCTTGAAGATGTGAAAGATCGTCTGAAGCAGGAAGATGAAAGCGGCAAGCGCATgagagaagaaatggaGGTAGAGGAACAACAAGCAAAGGAAGAACAGCAAATTAAAGCGGTGGAACCAACAACTGATATGGAGCCAACAACTGATTTGGAGCCAGTAAATATGGCgacaaaaaagataaaatcCGAATAA
- the ALG7 gene encoding UDP-N-acetylglucosamine--dolichyl-phosphate N-acetylglucosaminephosphotransferase (similar to Saccharomyces cerevisiae ALG7 (YBR243C); ancestral locus Anc_6.158), giving the protein MFRYLLPSIVLVIAYSSKQHSAVLSSIAFSLVGYVVTDLLIPRVGNSFIKIGLYGKDLSKVGRPVIPECIGAICAAVYILLMMFCIPFMFYKYMVTTTSGGGIRDISTESYQLTDNLFPHAKLSEYLSSLLCLESTALLGIADDLFDLRWRHKFFLPAIGAIPLLVVYYVDFGATHVLIPGFMQNWLQRTNLDLGALYYMYMMSMTIFCPNSINILAGVNGLEVGQSIVLGILALLNDSLYLTMGPQTSWESHRFSAIIILPFLGVSAALWKWNRWPAKVFVGDTYCYFAGMIFAVVGILGHFSKTMLLLFLPQILNFLYSCPQLFHIVPCPRHRLPRFDENDGLLYPSITNLKETPAKKFFQPVLRALHVLKLIHVEFVNGEIVSCTNMTLINLVLVWLGPMREDRLCNTILQLQFVVGVVAIIARHALGALLFGHDNLWAIV; this is encoded by the coding sequence ATGTTTCGATATCTGTTACCCTCAATTGTGCTTGTGATTGCATATAGCTCTAAGCAGCACTCTGCCGTTCTATCCTCGATAGCATTCTCTCTAGTAGGTTATGTCGTTACTGATCTGTTAATTCCACGTGTTGGAAACTCTTTCATCAAGATTGGGCTATATGGCAAGGATTTGAGCAAGGTGGGTAGGCCAGTTATTCCAGAATGCATTGGTGCTATTTGTGCAGCTGTTTACATCCTTTTAATGATGTTTTGTATCCCTTTTATGTTCTACAAGTACATGGTAACCACAACGTCAGGCGGTGGAATACGTGACATTTCAACAGAAAGTTATCAACTGACTGATAATCTGTTTCCACACGCGAAATTGTCAGAGTATTTGAGCAGTCTATTGTGTTTGGAAAGCACAGCCTTACTGGGTATCGCAGACGATTTATTTGATTTACGTTGGAGACATAAATTCTTTTTGCCAGCCATTGGTGCTATACCGTTACTAGTTGTTTATTATGTTGATTTTGGGGCAACACATGTTCTTATTCCCGGATTTATGCAGAATTGGCTACAGAGGACTAATTTGGATCTCGGTGCATTATATTACATGTATATGATGTCCATGACAATTTTTTGTCCCAATTCGATTAATATATTAGCAGGGGTGAATGGCCTGGAAGTCGGTCAAAGCATCGTATTGGGAATTCTTGCACTTCTCAATGACTCTCTGTATTTAACTATGGGCCCGCAAACATCGTGGGAAAGTCATCGTTTTTCAGCAATTATAATTTTACCATTCTTAGGCGTCTCAGCAGCGCTATGGAAGTGGAATCGCTGGCCAGCAAAGGTATTCGTTGGCGACACTTATTGTTATTTCGCTGGGATGATTTTTGCTGTGGTGGGAATATTGGGTcacttttcaaagacaaTGTTGCTGTTATTTTTACCGCAGATCCTAAATTTTCTTTACTCATGTCCACAATTATTTCATATTGTACCTTGTCCAAGGCATAGGCTACCAAGATTTGACGAAAACGATGGTCTACTTTATCCATCGATTACAAACTTAAAAGAAACACCAGCCAAGAAGTTTTTTCAACCTGTTTTAAGAGCTCTTCATGTTCTCAAATTAATACATGTCGAATTTGTTAATGGCGAGATAGTAAGCTGCACAAATATGACGCTAATAAATTTGGTCTTAGTATGGCTCGGACCAATGCGAGAGGACAGGTTATGTAATACCATATTACAATTGCAGTTTGTTGTCGGGGTTGTTGCCATTATAGCAAGACATGCATTGGGGGCGCTACTCTTCGGTCATGATAATTTATGGGCTATCGTCTGA
- the GPX2 gene encoding glutathione peroxidase GPX2 (similar to Saccharomyces cerevisiae GPX2 (YBR244W); ancestral locus Anc_6.160): MVSKFYSFAPTDSKGEPYPFKQLEGKVVLIVNVASKCGFTPQYEELEKLYTKFKDEGLVILGFPCNQFGSQEPGSDQEIASFCKLNYGVTFPVLKKIDVNGKSEEPVYEFLKKEKSGLLGLSRIKWNFEKFLIDKQGNVVERYSSLTKPQSLESEVQRLLKE; encoded by the coding sequence ATGGTATCAAAGTTTTATTCATTTGCACCAACGGACAGCAAAGGGGAGCCTTACCCTTTCAAACAACTTGAAGGTAAAGTTGTTTTGATTGTCAACGTTGCCTCTAAGTGCGGGTTCACTCCCCAATATGAAGAGTTGGAAAAATTGTACACGAAATTTAAGGATGAAGGACTTGTTATTCTTGGCTTTCCTTGTAATCAGTTTGGTAGTCAAGAACCAGGCAGTGACCAGGAGATTGCGTCCTTCTGTAAGTTGAACTACGGTGTTACTTTCCcagttttgaagaaaatcgACGTCAATGGTAAGAGCGAGGAGCCTGTCTACgagtttttgaagaaagaaaagtcTGGTCTATTGGGCTTGAGCCGCATTAAATGGAACTTTGAGAAGTTCCTGATCGACAAGCAAGGTAATGttgttgaaagatattCGTCATTGACGAAACCGCAATCTTTGGAATCTGAAGTTCAAAGACTGTTGAAAGAGTAG
- the RRT2 gene encoding diphthamide synthase (similar to Saccharomyces cerevisiae YBR246W; ancestral locus Anc_6.162) produces MEESKIIKATTTQLPPCCLRIVDNEYILVGSYHLDKPSGKRTGLMEIFDRNLELTNSYPTYGAILDLKLSPFDTNLVATAHSTGNVTVWKFTLTKDKKSVELRQLGNLQVFDVNILVTSLQFSPLDSRILLATNTLGTSAIIDLVDESVTFSIDSTATTYQRLVKTSYNVQGSFENAMEVKARKFAGKHALECWTGEFGQLQPLQNVVFTGGDDATIMAHDLRTKATVWSNNRIHEAGVVGIKTSSPTFRNSKSTSIITGSYDDKIRSLDLRMLGDDIYPGHNTPVAKQWDCDLGGGVWRFSEMPSNLTRTFSEAPSNSNKLLVCCMYNGAKVVDVAEDSEDMFRVTNYLKKGHESMCYGGDWCTDFIATCSFYDNSLQIWNL; encoded by the coding sequence ATGGAAGAATCAAAGATAATAAAGGCAACTACGACACAATTGCCCCCATGTTGTTTACGAATAGTTGACAATGAATATATCCTCGTCGGCTCCTACCATTTGGACAAGCCAAGCGGTAAAAGAACGGGCCTAATGGAAATCTTTGACCGAAATCTAGAACTTACAAATTCCTACCCAACATATGGCGCAATTCTGGATTTAAAATTGTCTCCGTTTGATACCAATCTAGTAGCAACAGCTCACTCAACCGGTAATGTAACTGTTTGGAAATTTACGTTAACCAAAGACAAAAAATCTGTCGAACTACGTCAATTGGGCAATTTACAAGTATTTGATGTGAATATTCTTGTCACGTCTTTACAATTTTCTCCTTTAGATTCAAGGATTCTGTTAGCTACAAACACTTTGGGCACCTCGGCGATCATAGATCTTGTAGATGAATCGGTAACATTTAGTATTGACTCCACGGCTACCACTTACCAAAGATTGGTTAAAACTAGCTATAATGTCCAAGGTAGTTTCGAAAATGCGATGGAAGTGAAGGCTCGCAAATTTGCGGGAAAACATGCCCTGGAATGCTGGACAGGTGAATTTGGTCAACTACAGCCTTTACAAAATGTTGTATTTACGGGTGGCGATGATGCAACAATAATGGCTCATGATCTCCGCACAAAGGCTACAGTGTGGTCAAATAATAGGATACACGAAGCAGGGGTTGTTGGCATCAAGACTAGCTCGCCCACTTTTCGGAATTCGAAATCAACTTCTATAATTACCGGCTCCTATGACGACAAAATAAGATCACTTGATTTACGAATGTTAGGAGATGATATCTATCCTGGGCACAATACACCCGTAGCAAAACAATGGGACTGCGATTTGGGCGGTGGAGTATGGAGATTCTCTGAAATGCCTTCAAATCTAACTAGAACCTTTTCAGAAGCACCTAGTAACTCGAATAAATTGCTTGTTTGTTGTATGTATAATGGTGCAAAAGTTGTAGATGTAGCGGAAGATTCGGAGGACATGTTCAGGGTTACAAACTATCTGAAGAAAGGACATGAATCGATGTGTTATGGGGGAGATTGGTGTACAGACTTCATTGCTACATGTTCTTTCTACGATAACTCGCTGCAAATATGGAACTTATAG
- the SEH1 gene encoding Seh1p (similar to Saccharomyces cerevisiae SEH1 (YGL100W); ancestral locus Anc_6.159): MRPFDSGHEDLVHDVSYDFYGRHVATCSSDQHIKVFSLDKDTNDWQLSDSWRAHNSSIVSLDWASPEYGRIIASGSYDKTVKLWEEDPDQEECSGRRWNKLCTLNDSKGALYDVKFAPAHLGLRLACIGNDGTFRTYDALEPSDLRSWTLTSEIKVLSVSPASHLQSDFCLSWCPSRFSPEKIAVCALDQALIYQRGKDNKLHVTAKLEGHGGLIRSVSWAPSIGKWYQLIATGCKDGKVRIFKLTERPVAHSASSFVGSYDDDASMDKVDSLDLHVELISEHDDHKSEVWSVSWNLTGTILSSAGDDGKVRLWRSSYSSEFKCMSVISAQQQQQQQPTFQERSQDP, from the coding sequence ATGAGACCATTTGATAGTGGTCATGAAGATTTGGTTCATGATGTCTCTTATGACTTTTACGGCAGGCACGTTGCAACCTGTTCATCAGATCAGCATATCAAGGTATTCAGCCTTGACAAAGACACTAATGATTGGCAGTTAAGTGATTCGTGGAGAGCTCACAATAGTAGCATAGTATCGCTAGATTGGGCAAGTCCAGAATACGGCCGTATCATTGCTTCAGGGTCATACGACAAGACGGTCAAGCTTTGGGAAGAAGACCCTGATCAGGAGGAGTGCTCGGGACGTCGTTGGAACAAATTATGCACACTCAATGATTCTAAAGGTGCTTTGTACGATGTTAAATTTGCACCTGCTCATTTGGGACTAAGGTTGGCCTGTATTGGCAATGACGGCACATTCAGGACGTACGATGCCCTTGAGCCTTCGGATCTGAGATCGTGGACATTAACTTCGGAGATCAAAGTGCTGTCGGTATCTCCAGCAAGTCACTTGCAATCAGATTTTTGTTTATCCTGGTGTCCTTCGAGGTTTTCCCCGGAAAAGATCGCAGTTTGCGCCTTAGACCAAGCACTAATATATCAAAGAGGAAAGGATAACAAATTGCACGTAACTGCAAAGCTCGAAGGACATGGCGGCCTGATCAGAAGTGTGAGCTGGGCGCCCTCCATCGGAAAATGGTACCAATTGATAGCAACAGGCTGTAAAGACGGCAAAGTACGCATTTTCAAGCTGACTGAGAGGCCAGTGGCCCATTCCGCCTCCTCCTTTGTGGGCAGCTATGATGACGACGCTAGCATGGATAAAGTGGATTCGCTAGATTTGCACGTAGAACTCATCAGTGAGCACGACGATCATAAAAGTGAAGTATGGTCCGTATCTTGGAACCTCACAGGCACCATACTCAGCAGTGCAGGTGACGATGGCAAGGTACGTCTGTGGAGGTCGAGTTACTCCAGCGAATTTAAGTGCATGTCCGTGATCAGCGCccagcaacagcaacagcagcagccGACGTTCCAAGAACGGTCACAAGATCCATAG